In Vanacampus margaritifer isolate UIUO_Vmar chromosome 6, RoL_Vmar_1.0, whole genome shotgun sequence, the DNA window gaaacggaATGCTACTTCTTTGGTACTGATTAATGGAAAAGGACACATTTCTGAAACAACAAATGTACTCAAATATTcatgtgaagacactgatcataATGTAATTATGAACACTAATTGAACAAGTTAGGAATCCAATCTGTAtcactttatttacataaatcTCTGCATGTATTTACATTTCCAAATTATCTGTTCTATACCATTCTTAGGACATacctggtgagctatttttagaacaggtccACACTCTacaggctactcatgtggtgCTTGGGGGGTTCTGTTGGTTGTGGGATGTTAGTGACCCCGTTCTAGTGCCATGAGccgaaatatatttttttaaatcttctttttgttttgtttttaaaggcagCTGCTGTCTTTGTACACATTATCTCAAAATGTCAACGTTAATGCTGTGGATGATCCTGCCCTACGACCTTTGTGGGTACGATGTGACATGTCGGATCCTGCTTGTACAACCTGGTTTGGAGCTGAAGGTGTCTGTGTGGCCAGTAAAGTGACTGGTGTCAAATTGTACTCTGTTACATGCAAAGGTATATGGCCgaaatatttacagtaattcatctcaaaacaaaatgaacccATGatttgtgatttctttttttttttttctctctctcaacgTAACATCGAGGCCCTGTTGCGAACAAAAGTGCACTCATAACTTTAGACGAGCTAAAACAAGAGCACAAGAAAAGGCACCAGCCATCCACGGTAAACCAACATTTTATCATTCCACTTGTGAGTTTTCTATTACGGGATGTGACTCCTTCTGTGATTGCCTCTAGATGGCAATTAAAGGAAATGCCCAGTTCGTCTTGTTTGGCTCCACTGTGGTTGAAAACACAACAATTGAATCACAAAGCGGCGTGACAGTGGATTTCAAGTGGAGCCACGTCGACAGTGTCCTGGAGAAACCCCCGCTGTCCTCTACTGCGACACTAGTAAGCTAAATTCACACTCAAATGTCACCCTGCTCTCaaacgcaaacacacactgtgACAAACCATTTCAAATGTTGCAGAATATCAAAGTTGCCAGTGGAGACATGAGGAGCCCCATGTTtgaaatgttcagggagctgcAGTTTCTTCAGGTATGCATATTCCTCCAGTAATGTGATAATAGAGAATTTGTACACTAcacacctgtaaaaaaaaaaaaaaaaaagttttgtagtTTAGGATAAGGAATGTAtgaatttgacacaccacagagtttttaaaaatcctGCCAAATTGGACTGATTACATAATTAAGCCATTATGCACTATAAATTGAGATTTTACTctcaatcaaaaaacactacTGTTGCTAGCAGTGTCTGCATCCACCATGAATGCAATGATGTAGAATCACGTCAGGAGGCTTAGCTTAAAAAATTAAGATTGAATGAAGAAGTCTCACCCTCaaacaaatcaagaaaaaagaaaaggttaaaaaCAGTGTAACTCTGTCACCACACAATTATACTCTTCCTGCTTTTTGTTCTTTCAGATTCTTGCTGATGGTTTAAGAACTGGTGAGATGGAGTGGATAGATCCTTTGGAAAGCAAGTCAGCAGTGGATTTGGTCAAGGAATACCTTGAAGGTATTTACTGGTACTTCTTTTTACAAGTTTTACAGGTTTACCTATTATAatcatgtgtatttttttttttttaagagctacATAACCCCATAAAGTCACAACTGGAGCAGGGTTCCAAACCAACAGAGGTACAGTAATGCATaggcatattttctttttctttttttttccttttcttttttgtgggctcagtattgttcattcggtaatcttaccaatgcaacatgtcatcatcattgctctctctcgtttttttcttttttttgtgtgcgtgcgtttgtatgagtttgtgctcattaattcacctgaaacctattaccCTTTacctaaactgaatacttcagaatcccgctaaagtcgtgaagttgtcaggagaccagatgaaggatcaaagaaaagtgaaatccagcaccgaccagacaccatctACTACCCAtggggttacaaaccagaatttTTCACCAAACCCAGAagcatctaaattccaacaaattagggagacttcaatagaccaaaggaaagacggAAGGACAGACGATGCAGTGAGatgacaccagcctccaccgattcagcgaccgGAGGGAGagagcagattgtgtttgaatttcggtagatgctggtgtggtggatctgacatgcatgaaaatctccaccaaagagggtaGCCGTCGTCCCCGGCCAAGgcagcgccagggcacaacccccCGGGCACCgcgggggccaccggccggaaagcaaacccaggagcccctGCTCGAACTCAAACGTTTGGTCTAAACTGCACATACCTACTACCTGTAATATCGTATTGTGTATCCTTTTTGCCGTTGTCGCGGGTTTTAAGATATTAGCACATTTTCACTGAGTGGAATGATGGTCAACGATGTCCCATCTGATCTAACGTTTTGTTTCTAAAGACAGACCCTGTAATCGCCCATCCGCTTTTTAATTCTTTCTTGGAACGAGGCGATTTGGATTTTGTGGAGCAGCTGTGGGTTCGTATGAGAAAGAGTGAGTCAGTTCCGTCGTTAGGGAAAATGAGGATTCATGTGGTTGTAATACAACTCAggtggcaataaaaaaaacatatttcaggTGTTGCGTGCTATCAAGACATTGGAGACTGCCTGAAATTGGCCATCGAGGCGCTGACTTATGGCGACATCAAGCCATGGGTAAGGCTTCTCTCAACCGGTAAACAAAGAGAGATGACAGGCTGCGTCATTGACTGCCGTGTTattgatactttttttgtgctccCACCAGATTCACAGAGACAATAGCAGCTCCCTCAGCAAGCTCATCCTGCAGTCGTACCACCAGAAGATGGAGCATGTGTCGCTTACAGGCCTCAAGCCTGTCCAAATGTTGTTAGAAATGGGCCTGGACAAGATGAGGAAAGATTACTTCAACTACCTCGTTGGTAAACTCCCAGCAACACTCTGAATGAGGATTTGTGCCCGTGGGATGGGCATATTTGATTAGGTGGTTTGTTTAAGCCGAATGGAGTGCGCTACTCAGTGGCAACCCACGCAGGTGTTCATTCACTCTAAATTAGTTCATCTGAAAAAGACCGGCGTCAGCCATTAAAAATACTTGTAGTTATTGATACATATTGAAAGGGTGTGTGTATTTGAAGTTGTGCAGCAAACACATTGtcttttataatattttctcttttttttcctcaggtcAAGAATTAACAATTCCAAAAAACTTGGTAAGCTTGAGAGACATTTTACCAGATGCTGTAGAGCAGATACTGACTATTTTTTTGACTCCACACAGAGTTATTACCTGAACACAGAGGCGGATCTACAGGAGCAGGTTATCAGACTGACGAAATTGCACCATCTCATGGAAGTAGTTGTGACCTGCAGTGCATTCATAGATTTGCCACATGACAGACTCTTCCTCCTTACACAGTAAGTTAAGTTTtcccatgttttttattttttttatttttaacattcacTACAATTTGACTATAGCGTTCTCTTCTCCATTCGTATAGGTTGTGTTTACAGCACTACAATACATCCCCCTACGATGAGACACACGAGTTCAAACTGCAAATCAAACCGGCGTTGATCACTCATTTCTACCAGAAGTAAGGAAGACACCTATCTGTACAAAAGCTACTCTATTACTGTGTGCCCAAAtggtttcacttttatttttgatttaaattgTCATCTATTTCTTGGTAGCTTTAGTAAGGGTTGaatagatttatttttggtGCATATTTAGTCTCATTTGACCCGAAAAAATCTCACGGCACACTggtagacaaacaaacaaacaaaaagtcacaaaagtaTCAATAAAGAATTAATGAGGATTTCGTCTTAAATTAATacagggtgacacaaaaaacggaaactttttaacaatccaataaaaccaagagaTGAAAGAACAATAATTTATTCATAttaattgaaaccttaaaacataccatttacaatcaaacaatGATGGAATC includes these proteins:
- the zwilch gene encoding protein zwilch homolog: MATKISSSVKQFFNTLRDLQETKNDPVCTYEDEIQILKKDRDSIAVLNLLDYENQEVFICEKAVPKPNNSDDESTLETSNCSDDDVLTALQSGLAPQPLTIRKARQLLSLYTLSQNVNVNAVDDPALRPLWVRCDMSDPACTTWFGAEGVCVASKVTGVKLYSVTCKGPVANKSALITLDELKQEHKKRHQPSTMAIKGNAQFVLFGSTVVENTTIESQSGVTVDFKWSHVDSVLEKPPLSSTATLNIKVASGDMRSPMFEMFRELQFLQILADGLRTGEMEWIDPLESKSAVDLVKEYLEELHNPIKSQLEQGSKPTETDPVIAHPLFNSFLERGDLDFVEQLWVRMRKSVACYQDIGDCLKLAIEALTYGDIKPWIHRDNSSSLSKLILQSYHQKMEHVSLTGLKPVQMLLEMGLDKMRKDYFNYLVGQELTIPKNLSYYLNTEADLQEQVIRLTKLHHLMEVVVTCSAFIDLPHDRLFLLTQLCLQHYNTSPYDETHEFKLQIKPALITHFYQNEHPAVWGAEVSSGQGPHKVKTSFQVSDRPLVDHIVFEAGCPNITAADDNIEPLYFSTLVCCRHVNFA